A section of the Tachysurus fulvidraco isolate hzauxx_2018 chromosome 7, HZAU_PFXX_2.0, whole genome shotgun sequence genome encodes:
- the znf687b gene encoding zinc finger protein 687b isoform X2, with product MAQGTGDPVGRARRLQLLQHAQQEIGLEGADKTKSAAVPGGTGGGASPFFPAPKPYLPNSTNVSSSPSSASPSVGSRVSGAVASSPLATSLTEPFNGTPRHSSSEFRRMDSEEEDSDLDSGGSLVIQESPGSPTSPKRSHRLKSPAESSESPSLPCSAPMSSAAYPKPGDIPLSSPASPQVQNWLSSPVQTGNVKNPKPDERNPGHVIEERDSPESPESEMPKISVTMPAASKKSSNPAMIASSPPTSLREPKEEEEEMEVAKPVNEENGDTTNSVQDNGQKDEEKMEVEDENSSAQRLAAPNSSGGAVTDANGTSRPLKVRIKTIKTSTGSITRTVTHVAGKGAGGKGTDGGKVQPEGQAVNTNKTQPTVRMVKGSTLPVSTLGASSAMLAAASKAQNKSSMSSDKTKVSATAVSITKAANLPVTPTVSGISVRATSGRATNGGTPNVHIPCKPASIVNSTGAVISRSQSSLVEAFNKILNSKNLLPSYRPDLSTPPPAEWGLPMPATGYRCLECGDAFALERSLARHYDRRSLRIEVTCNHCAKRLAFFNKCSLLLHAREHKERGLVMQCSHLVMRPVTVEQMIGQQDTTPIGMLSPPLSSPALSTPSNQSGTPSISSTPSPLKESPSQGPVASQTSPARRGPQSPHVLMPLPCKKGEVLQYNNFKCPECQTQFVGKAELVAHFQQIRASPNSTCMLCSPPMMLPNGCSVSAHQRIHKHRAPHVCPECGGTARQAGFKTHLEEACLHFARRIGYRCSSCQVVFGGLNSIKSHIQTAHCEVFHKCPHCPMAFKSAPSAQGHISTQHPTLSAAQAKMIYKCVMCDTVFTQKPLLYMHFDTHLAKQKVHVFKCPDCTKLYAQKGSMMEHIKTAHRGLAGKTEALPSASSPVSASSANPTSRKQGQGEGEEEEKEEEGEERENEEEEEEDNDEEDHPSSPDSGSSMWRCKECKTRYTERDDYIDHMKNEHGTSIKKFPCRMCERSFSSANSLRRHVRVIHEGVKRVFQCQYCSEGKRTFSSRLILEKHIRVRHGIRTRQMTEKRNTTNTRKRSAPGDGAGSSSEVDYDGGASSVGPGAEVPDTGGDETTSQAKRARSCDKEEEAEDEEGGFRCAPCGFNTLDASEFQQHILKHRDSESASQQCVQCGACFASAASLSRHRFITHKLRQDQQDSSHTSHTPKPGEEEKGEDDGEGSMSCRVCGRHFDKASDLNTHFRTHGMAFISAHKTDKVV from the exons GAGGGgcttctcctttttttcctgCTCCCAAGCCATACCTGCCAAATTCTACCAATGTTtcttcatcaccttcatctGCCTCTCCTTCGGTTGGGTCCCGTGTCTCAGGGGCTGTCGCTTCTTCACCACTTGCTACGAGTTTGACAGAACCATTTAATGGCACTCCGCGCCACAGTTCATCAGAATTTAGGCGTATGGACTCAGAGGAGGAAGATTCAGACCTGGATTCTGGGGGGTCACTGGTCATTCAAGAAAGTCCAGGCTCTCCCACTTCTCCAAAACGTTCACATAGACTTAAGTCTCCTGCAGAGAGTTCAGAGTCCCCATCGCTTCCCTGCTCTGCACCCATGTCTTCAGCTGCTTACCCCAAACCAGGGGACATCCCCTTGTCTTCACCTGCATCCCCTCAGGTGCAGAACTGGCTCTCTTCACCTGTTCAGACAGGGAATGTTAAGAACCCCAAACCAGATGAGCGAAATCCAGGACATGTCATTGAAGAACGTGACTCACCAGAAAGTCCAGAAAGCGAGATGCCAAAAATCTCTGTAACAATGCCTGCAGCTTCCAAGAAGTCTTCCAACCCAGCAATGATTGCTTCTTCTCCACCTACAAGTCTTCGAGAACctaaagaggaagaagaggagatggAGGTGGCCAAACCAGTAAATGAGGAGAATGGAGATACCACTAATTCAGTTCAGGACAATGGAcaaaaagatgaagaaaaaatggAAGTGGAAGATGAGAACAGTTCTGCACAGCGCCTTGCTGCTCCTAATAGCAGTGGAGGTGCTGTAACCGATGCTAACGGAACTTCCAGACCACTTAAAGTCAGAATTAAGACCATTAAAACCTCCACAGGAAGCATCACTCGAACAGTTACCCATGTGGCAGGTAAAGGAGCTGGCGGAAAAGGCACAGATGGTGGAAAAGTGCAACCAGAAGGACAGGCAGTTAATACTAACAAAACCCAACCCACTGTTCGAATGGTTAAAGGTTCCACCCTGCCTGTGTCCACTTTAGGAGCAAGCAGTGCCATGCTAGCTGCAGCAAGCAAAGCTCAAAACAAAAGCTCTATGTCATCTGACAAAACCAAAGTCTCTGCCACAGCTGTCAGCATTACGAAAGCTGCCAACCTGCCAGTGACACCTACAGTTAGTGGCATTAGTGTGCGTGCCACCTCTGGGAGGGCGACTAACGGAGGTACGCCTAATGTTCACATACCTTGCAAGCCAGCTTCTATTGTCAACAGCACAGGGGCTGTTATATCTCGGAGCCAGTCAAGCTTAGTTGAAGCCTTCAACAAGATCCTGAACAGCAAGAACCTGCTACCAAGCTACCGCCCTGATCTCTCTACACCTCCACCAGCTGAGTGGGGCCTCCCCATGCCTGCAACAGGCTACCGCTGCCTGGAGTGTGGGGATGCTTTTGCTCTGGAGCGCAGTTTGGCACGTCACTACGATAGGCGCTCCCTTAGAATCGAGGTGACCTGTAACCACTGCGCAAAGCGCCTGGCCTTCTTTAATAAATGCAGCCTGCTGCTGCATGCTCGGGAGCATAAAGAGAGAGGACTGGTTATGCAGTGCTCACACCTGGTCATGAGACCAGTTACTGTAGAGCAAATGATCGGTCAGCAGGATACCACCCCAATTG GCATGCTCTCGCCTCCACTCTCTTCTCCTGCTTTGTCAACTCCCTCTAACCAATCAGGAACACCTTCGATCTCTTCCACCCCAAGTCCATTAAAAGAGTCACCCTCTCAAGGTCCAGTTGCTTCCCAAACTAGTCCAGCTCGCCGCGGGCCTCAGAGTCCTCATGTCCTAATGCCTCTTCCTTGCAAAAAGGGTGAGGTTCTTCAGTACAACAACTTCAAATGCCCTGAATGCCAGACCCAGTTTGTAGGCAAGGCTGAGCTAGTCGCCCACTTCCAGCAAATCAGAGCTAGCCCTAATTCA ACCTGTATGCTTTGCTCTCCACCAATGATGCTTCCTAATGGGTGCAGTGTTTCAGCTCACCAGCGAATCCATAAGCATCGGGCTCCACATGTGTGTCCAGAATGTGGTGGGACTGCTCGGCAGGCCGGTTTTAAGACTCATTTGGAGGAGGCTTGTCTTCACTTTGCCAGACGCATTGGCTACAG ATGCTCCAGCTGTCAGGTGGTGTTTGGTGGTCTGAACTCCATCAAATCTCACATTCAGACTGCTCACTGCGAAGTTTTCCACAAGTGTCCACATTGCCCAATGGCCTTCAAATCAGCGCCCAGTGCCCAGGGGCACATCAGCACCCAGCACCCAACCCTCAGTGCTGCTCAGGCCAA GATGATTTACAAGTGTGTGATGTGCGACACAGTCTTTACCCAGAAGCCTTTGCTCTATATGCATTTTGACACTCACCTGGCCAAGCAGAAAGTGCATGTGTTCAAGTGTCCAGACTGCACCAAGTTATATGCTCAGAAGGGATCTATGATGGAACACATCAAG ACTGCTCATAGAGGCCTGGCAGGCAAAACAGAGGCTCTGCCCAGTGCCTCGTCTCCTGTCTCGGCCTCGAGCGCAAACCCCACGTCGAGAAAGCAAGGCCAAGGTGAGggggaggaagaagagaaagaagaggaaggagaagaaagagaaaatgaagaggaggaggaagaagacaATGACGAGGAAGACCATCCCAGTTCCCCAGACAGTGGGAGCAGCATGTGGAGATGCAAGGAGTGCAAGACACGATACACCGAGAGAGATGATTACATTGACCACATGAAGAATGAGCATGGCACG TCGATAAAGAAGTTCCCATGTCGGATGTGTGAGCGTTCCTTCAGCTCGGCCAACAGCCTGCGTCGCCATGTCCGGGTCATTCATGAGGGTGTCAAGAGAGTCTTCCAATGCCA ATACTGTTCCGAGGGCAAGCGAACCTTCAGCAGTCGCCTGATACTAGAGAAACACATCCGAGTCAGACACGGCATCCGAACTAGACAGATGACAGAGAAGCGG aacaccacaaacacaagaAAGCGCTCGGCACCAGGAGACGGAGCAGGAAGCTCCTCTGAGGTCGACTACGATGGCGGCGCTTCCTCAGTTGGACCAGGGGCCGAAGTGCCGGATACCGGAGGGGACGAGACGACGAGCCAGGCCAAAAGAGCACGCTCATGTGATAAAGAAGAGGAAGCAGAAGACGAGGAAGGAGGTTTTCGCTGTGCGCCGTGCGGCTTTAACACGCTAGACGCTAGCGAGTTCCAGCAGCACATTCTGAAGCACCGCGACAGTGAGTCAGCATCacagcagtgtgtgcagtgcGGGGCCTGCTTTGCCTCGGCTGCCTCGCTGAGCCGTCACCGCTTCATTACACACAAATTAAGGCAGGATCAGCAGGACAGCAgccatacatcacacacacccaaacctggagaggaggagaagggtGAAGATGATGGTGAGGGGAGCATGAGCTGCAGAGTGTGCGGACGGCACTTTGACAAGGCCTCGGACCTAAATACACACTTTCGCACACACGGCATGGCCTTCATCAGCGCACACAAGACAGATAAGGTTGTGTGA